TTCCAGGGAGGATGCCCACAATATTTCAGGAGGAGATGTTCTGCCGCATTGTTTACAGGCTTCCTGCACGATTTTTCTCCAGCGTTCCAGGGCCTGCCCGGGGCTGGAAACCAGAGCTTTGGGGGTATGACAGGAATGGAATATCAAAATTCTGGAAACACCCAGTTCGGTAGTTTTCTGCAAAATCAGATCGAGTGCTTTTTCTTTCACCAACGCTTGAACCAGTTCCAGATCAAGCGGTGAGTCATCAGGCGTTTTGATGGATGAAAGAACTTGAAATTCAAAACTTTTTCTATCCACCGATGTGACTCGCACCAGAAAGCGTCGTTGGCGGATATCCTGAAGTTCCAGCATTTCATGCACCCGAACCCGGCGGACAGTCAAAATGTGATGGGCTTCTTCTCCTGATAAAAT
This portion of the SAR324 cluster bacterium genome encodes:
- a CDS encoding 16S rRNA (uracil(1498)-N(3))-methyltransferase, encoding MSYFLFDQELEEGKTYILSGEEAHHILTVRRVRVHEMLELQDIRQRRFLVRVTSVDRKSFEFQVLSSIKTPDDSPLDLELVQALVKEKALDLILQKTTELGVSRILIFHSCHTPKALVSSPGQALERWRKIVQEACKQCGRTSPPEILWASSLENALNTGLGQAQTWILKPDVPLWKPQSLSIESLHSTPHRIFVGPEGGFHPEEYVLAEQFHVQPIPLGPRILRAETAAIAAVSIFQFWLGDLNFHERSSRYGTLTS